One part of the Gossypium raimondii isolate GPD5lz chromosome 1, ASM2569854v1, whole genome shotgun sequence genome encodes these proteins:
- the LOC105785585 gene encoding uncharacterized protein At2g02148 isoform X1 → MGSRLPVQHYSNSFIPTSLHDLNTVDSRPSEIDAVDATDALDHHDHDHPDSTTVECLHESYRNSLPIHGVGAEEEDRSSLDNGDSSRGAFSILTIEDVSPIESARARFLQIIVDNFIKDHVIEVVDNESPVEYNAQSGQEKLNKRKIGDIQYEGDPRFALPLMYVANLYETLVNEVNLRIASLNGIRDKTIGVALEAAGGLYRRLAKKFPKKGSYMYKRRELATSHETRTRFPELVIQEEKRVRFVVVNGLDIVERPNNVPVEDAEWFKRLTGRNEVAISAQDYKFYSPRHKYRRVTSNTVSNIPALPAFSGSDSSPLSNAQGFHTVNETQQQTPSKHHIPTMSHQPQFHPIHQNHHQPVHPNQHGAHFPQNHQCGPPPHLPEISHAHQSPTMSQHIACLQPLTGGHVGARLHVMPTNPAKYCDECGAPYLRETSKFCSECGIKRLGI, encoded by the exons atggGGAGTAGACTTCCAGTCCAGCACTACAGTAATTCCTTCATCCCCACCTCTCTTCACGACCTCAACACAGTTGATTCTCGACCTTCTGAAATCGACGCCGTTGATGCCACTGATGCTTTGGATCACCACGATCACGACCATCCCGATTCCACTACTGTT GAGTGTTTGCATGAATCTTATAGAAATTCTTTGCCAATTCATGGCGTTGGAGCGGAGGAAGAAGATCGGTCTAGCTTAGACAATGGTGATTCTTCCAGAGGAGCTTTCAGTATTTTGACAATTGAAG ATGTTTCACCTATTGAATCAGCAAGGGCCAGATTTTTGCAAATCATAGTGGATAACTTTATTAAAGACCATGTGATTGAAGTGGTTGATAACGAGTCACCTGTGGAATATAATGCTCAGTCAGGACAAGAGAAACTGAATAAGAGAAAGATAGGAGATATACAATATGAAGGCGATCCTAGGTTCGCTTTGCCCTTAATGTATGTTGCCAATTTGTATGAAACTTTAGTTAATGAAGTAAACTTGAGGATTGCTTCCTTGAATGGCATTCGTGATAAGACCATTGGGGTAGCGCTTGAAGCTGCTGGCGGATTGTACAGAAGGTTGGCTAAAAAATTCCCTAAAAAAG GTTCTTATATGTATAAAAGAAGAGAACTTGCAACTTCTCATGAAACAAGGACAAGGTTTCCAGAACTAGTTAtacaagaagaaaagagagTTCGTTTTGTAGTTGTCAATGGTTTGGATATTGTCGAGAGACCAAATAATGTGCCTGTTGAGGATGCTGAGTG GTTTAAACGGCTAACAGGTCGGAATGAGGTTGCTATCTCTGCTCAAGACTACAAGTTTTATTCTCCAAGGCACAAGTATAGGCGTGTCACATCAAACACAGTATCTAACATCCCTGCTTTGCCT GCATTCTCTGGCAGTGACAGTTCTCCTTTGTCTAATGCACAAGGGTTTCACACCGTCAATGAA ACTCAGCAGCAGACTCCTTCCAAGCATCATATACCAACAATGTCACATCAGcctcaatttcatcctattcaCCAGAACCATCATCAACCAGTTCACCCAAACCAACATGGAGCTCATTTTCCCCAGAATCATCAATGTGGGCCACCACCCCACTTACCTGAAATTAGTCATGCTCACCAGTCACCAACCATGTCTCAACACATAGCTTGCTTACAACCCTTAACAGGAGGTCACGTTGGTGCACGCTTGCATGTTATG CCTACAAATCCAGCGAAATACTGCGATGAATGTGGGGCACCTTACCTGAGGGAAACATCCAAGTTCTGTTCAGAATGTGGTATAAAGAGGTTAGGGATATGA
- the LOC105785585 gene encoding uncharacterized protein At2g02148 isoform X2, protein MPLMLWITTITTIPIPLLLSECLHESYRNSLPIHGVGAEEEDRSSLDNGDSSRGAFSILTIEDVSPIESARARFLQIIVDNFIKDHVIEVVDNESPVEYNAQSGQEKLNKRKIGDIQYEGDPRFALPLMYVANLYETLVNEVNLRIASLNGIRDKTIGVALEAAGGLYRRLAKKFPKKGSYMYKRRELATSHETRTRFPELVIQEEKRVRFVVVNGLDIVERPNNVPVEDAEWFKRLTGRNEVAISAQDYKFYSPRHKYRRVTSNTVSNIPALPAFSGSDSSPLSNAQGFHTVNETQQQTPSKHHIPTMSHQPQFHPIHQNHHQPVHPNQHGAHFPQNHQCGPPPHLPEISHAHQSPTMSQHIACLQPLTGGHVGARLHVMPTNPAKYCDECGAPYLRETSKFCSECGIKRLGI, encoded by the exons ATGCCACTGATGCTTTGGATCACCACGATCACGACCATCCCGATTCCACTACTGTTGTCT GAGTGTTTGCATGAATCTTATAGAAATTCTTTGCCAATTCATGGCGTTGGAGCGGAGGAAGAAGATCGGTCTAGCTTAGACAATGGTGATTCTTCCAGAGGAGCTTTCAGTATTTTGACAATTGAAG ATGTTTCACCTATTGAATCAGCAAGGGCCAGATTTTTGCAAATCATAGTGGATAACTTTATTAAAGACCATGTGATTGAAGTGGTTGATAACGAGTCACCTGTGGAATATAATGCTCAGTCAGGACAAGAGAAACTGAATAAGAGAAAGATAGGAGATATACAATATGAAGGCGATCCTAGGTTCGCTTTGCCCTTAATGTATGTTGCCAATTTGTATGAAACTTTAGTTAATGAAGTAAACTTGAGGATTGCTTCCTTGAATGGCATTCGTGATAAGACCATTGGGGTAGCGCTTGAAGCTGCTGGCGGATTGTACAGAAGGTTGGCTAAAAAATTCCCTAAAAAAG GTTCTTATATGTATAAAAGAAGAGAACTTGCAACTTCTCATGAAACAAGGACAAGGTTTCCAGAACTAGTTAtacaagaagaaaagagagTTCGTTTTGTAGTTGTCAATGGTTTGGATATTGTCGAGAGACCAAATAATGTGCCTGTTGAGGATGCTGAGTG GTTTAAACGGCTAACAGGTCGGAATGAGGTTGCTATCTCTGCTCAAGACTACAAGTTTTATTCTCCAAGGCACAAGTATAGGCGTGTCACATCAAACACAGTATCTAACATCCCTGCTTTGCCT GCATTCTCTGGCAGTGACAGTTCTCCTTTGTCTAATGCACAAGGGTTTCACACCGTCAATGAA ACTCAGCAGCAGACTCCTTCCAAGCATCATATACCAACAATGTCACATCAGcctcaatttcatcctattcaCCAGAACCATCATCAACCAGTTCACCCAAACCAACATGGAGCTCATTTTCCCCAGAATCATCAATGTGGGCCACCACCCCACTTACCTGAAATTAGTCATGCTCACCAGTCACCAACCATGTCTCAACACATAGCTTGCTTACAACCCTTAACAGGAGGTCACGTTGGTGCACGCTTGCATGTTATG CCTACAAATCCAGCGAAATACTGCGATGAATGTGGGGCACCTTACCTGAGGGAAACATCCAAGTTCTGTTCAGAATGTGGTATAAAGAGGTTAGGGATATGA